A region of the Primulina eburnea isolate SZY01 chromosome 7, ASM2296580v1, whole genome shotgun sequence genome:
AGCACCTCATTCGTACAGTCTCTGATCAATGTCCTATTTTTGTGTCAGTCTCGGTATTTGCTAGTGGGCCGAGTTCTTTTCGCTTTCAGAGCATGTGGCTCAGGCACCACGGTTTTTTGCAGACGGTGAGGCTTAATTGGAATTTACCGTGTCAATTGAATGGCATGCACCGTCTTTTTGTGAAATTGAAGCGCCTCAAGAGCCACCTGAAGTGGTGGAATAAGAGTGTTTTTGGTGATCTTTTTGCCAAACTTGCTGAGGCGGAGCAGGCTGTCCGGGTTGCTGAGGCAGTTTGCGAGGCTGACCCTTCGGATTTGCATTGGACTAGTTTGTCCAATTGCAATGAAGACCTTGCTCGGGTTACGGccatggaggcggatttttggCGGCAAAAAGCCGCTTGTAGGTGGTTAGAGGATGGTGAAAGAAACACCAAACTCTTCCACAATATGGTCAAGAAAAAACGGGTGGCTAATAAAATTTTCCGTATTTGGGATAATGTCTCTTTCCTTACTTCCCCTGATCTTATTCAGCAGTCTGGGGTCGCTTTTTTTCAAAACCTGCTTACTGGGGATCCTTTTGTGCTTTCTTGCCCAGATTTTTCTGATTTCCCCTTGGTGATCTCGGATTTGGAGAACGCCAATATTGCTGCCCCCCCTCTTTGGAGGAGGTGCGGGCGACTATTTACTCCATACATCGTGATAGTGTGGCGGGGCCTGATGGTTTCTCTTCGGCTTTCTTTCAGCATTGCTGGGAGATTGTCCATCAGGATGTTTTGGATGCGGTTCTTGATTTCTTTCGGGGTAGTCCTATGCCACAGGGGTTTACTGCCACCACGATCACATTGATTCCCAAAGTCATGGGTGCTCAGGCTTGGTAGGACTTTCGTCCTATCAGCTTGTGTAATGTGACCAATAAGATAATTTCAAAACTATTATATTCTCGATTGAAGGTGGTGGCGGAGAGGCTTGTTTCGTGGAATCAGAGTGGCTTTGTTCCAGGGCGGGTGATTTCGGATAATATCCTCCTTGCTCAAGAGCTTACTCATAGTCTTTCTCTCCCCACCCGTGGTGGCAATGTTATTTTGAAATTGGATATGGCCAAAGCCTATGATAGGTTCCAATGGTCTTTTCTGTTGGATGTTTTGAGGCATTATGGCTTTTCAGAGTAGGTTGTGTTGATGATATCTGCCTGCATTTCTCATTGCCAATTTTCAGTTAATATCAATGGTTCACTCACCGGATTCTTTGGATCCACTAGGGGTCTCCGGCAGGGGGACCCTTTGTCCCCTCTTCTTTTCATTCTGGGGGCTGAGTACCTTTCGCGTGGGCTTGATCGTCTTTATCGTCAGTATCCTGCGATTAGGTACCGATCTGGTTGTGATCTCCCCCTTTCCCACCTGGCTTATGCTGATGATATCATTATTTTTGCCACTGGTGGGACTCGTGAGATGAACAGTCTCATGGATTTTTTGTAACACTATGAAAACTGCTCGGGGCAGTTGGTGAATGCATTTAAGAGCGTCATTATTTTGCCTCCGAGGTGTTCTGGTCGTACTCGTTCTCGTCTCCTTCGTATCACAGGGTTTGGGGAGGGTCATTTTCCTATCAAATACCTCGGAGTTCCTTTGTTTCGTGGGAATAGAGTTTGCTCTCTTTTTGATCTCCTTGTGCAGATGGTGAGTAAGAAGTTGGAGGGTTGGGAGCTTAAAACTCTTTCCCCGGGGAGTCGTATGACCCTCCTTAGGAGTGTTCTCCTTTCGGTTCCCCTTTACATGTTCCAGATAGTCCAGCCACCTCTGGCAGTTATGGAGAGGCTCGAGAATGTTTTCAATGGTTTCTTGTGAGGGTCCAGACCCTTGGATAAGAAATGGCATTGGCGAGATGGTCTCGTGCATGTCTTCCTGTCTCTGAAGGGGGTCTTGGATTTCGCAGGCTCAAAGATATTGTGGAAAGCTTCTCCATTAAATTATGGTTTCGTTTTCGTCAAGGTTCATCCCTATGGGACAAATTCATGATGAGAAAATAATGCCAGTTGGTGCATCCAGCTTGTGTTTCATCTGCTGGGttcatttctcccacttggcaTCGTTTGCTTAAGATTAGGCCTCGTGCTGAATCTGGCATTCGATGGAGAGTTGCGATGGGAGATGTTAATTTTTGGGATGATACCTGGTGTGGGGATGTTCCATTATCTAGTCAGTTACCGGTTCGGAGGCATCGGGGTGTCCGTGTTTCTCACTTTATTTCAGATGGGGTTTGGGATTTTGATTTCCTCTGTTCAGTTGTTCCTCCCTCTGTTGCTGAGACTATTGCTCTGGTCCCTATTGCATTGGGTGAGCCCGATTTGGCCATTTGGGTGCATAGTTCTGACGGTGTTTTTTAGCTGA
Encoded here:
- the LOC140836223 gene encoding uncharacterized protein, with the translated sequence MNFLIWNVRGLRSLEYQQRLHAHVKEKRVKILAILEPMIDIDVRFMTRRFGFSRVISNSSGHIWVFFAEEVMVECLLDHTQFLHFRVSATFFPTTMFCSFVYAKCDYIERRQLWTSLLQVKPDQGPWLVGGDFNVVRNSSECLGSSGGRLLPMEEFNHFILESGLVDAGFEGSSFTWTNKTIWKRLDRVFVSVDWGDHFHSIRVEHLIRTVSDQCPIFVSVSVFASGPSSFRFQSMWLRHHGFLQTVRLNWNLPCQLNGMHRLFVKLKRLKSHLKWWNKSVFGDLFAKLAEAEQAVRVAEAVCEADPSDLHWTSLSNCNEDLARVTAMEADFWRQKAACRWLEDGERNTKLFHNMVKKKRVANKIFRIWDNVSFLTSPDLIQQSGVAFFQNLLTGDPFVLSCPDFSDFPLVISDLENANIAAPPLWRRCGRLFTPYIVIVWRGLMVSLRLSFSIAGRLSIRMFWMRFLISFGVVLCHRGLLPPRSH